The Nitrosopumilus cobalaminigenes genome contains a region encoding:
- the cobT gene encoding nicotinate mononucleotide-dependent phosphoribosyltransferase CobT, producing the protein MENFELFGNIDQGQSFLESMKSKKFLFSFVISYTETCEIPGITFAGADKDSIQYTPPADAEYLHYGYCKSIDKIPMTPDGKPTPGLLTKTALESASISHLTINAGSKISPQLPFMDTGMTFGKNISTEDAMTDSQVSHAVDYGRIVGRSMASLTDCLIIGESIPGGTTTALAVLKALGFDAKVSSSIPNNPIELKNQIVNSALERIDSEHPYSIVAKVGDPMIPFVAGMLSSASSVSNVMLAGGTQMAAVLAFASKIGFNEENTSIGTTSYITDDKTANFTSLVKEIADIPAISVNPGLKNSQYPGLKAFSEGFAKEGVGAGGSIISSMIKTGNNSTKFLEMTEKEYDRLFTSQ; encoded by the coding sequence ATGGAAAATTTTGAACTCTTTGGAAATATAGATCAAGGACAAAGTTTTCTCGAGTCAATGAAATCTAAAAAATTTCTTTTTTCCTTTGTAATCTCATATACTGAAACATGTGAAATTCCTGGAATTACTTTTGCAGGTGCTGATAAGGACTCTATACAATACACGCCACCAGCAGATGCTGAATATCTTCATTATGGTTATTGCAAATCAATTGATAAAATCCCGATGACTCCTGATGGAAAACCTACTCCTGGATTACTTACAAAGACTGCATTAGAATCTGCAAGTATTTCTCATTTGACAATTAATGCTGGAAGTAAAATTTCACCTCAACTTCCATTTATGGATACTGGTATGACATTTGGAAAAAATATTTCAACAGAAGATGCTATGACTGATTCTCAAGTTTCACATGCTGTTGATTATGGAAGAATCGTTGGTAGAAGTATGGCCTCTTTAACTGATTGTTTAATAATTGGAGAAAGTATTCCTGGCGGTACTACTACAGCATTAGCAGTTTTGAAAGCATTGGGATTTGATGCAAAAGTTAGCTCCAGCATCCCAAATAATCCAATAGAGTTGAAAAATCAAATTGTCAATTCTGCTCTAGAAAGAATAGATTCTGAACACCCTTACAGTATTGTTGCAAAGGTTGGTGATCCTATGATTCCATTTGTTGCAGGAATGTTGAGTTCTGCATCTAGTGTATCAAATGTAATGTTAGCTGGTGGAACTCAAATGGCAGCTGTTTTGGCATTTGCATCAAAAATTGGTTTTAACGAAGAAAATACATCAATTGGAACAACTTCATACATCACTGATGACAAGACTGCAAATTTCACTAGTCTTGTAAAAGAAATTGCTGATATTCCTGCAATTTCAGTAAATCCAGGCTTGAAGAATTCACAATATCCAGGTTTGAAAGCATTTTCTGAAGGATTTGCAAAAGAAGGTGTTGGAGCTGGTGGAAGTATTATTTCTTCAATGATAAAAACTGGAAATAATTCTACAAAATTTTTAGAGATGACTGAAAAAGAATATGACAGATTATTTACTTCACAGTAA
- the glmS gene encoding glutamine--fructose-6-phosphate transaminase (isomerizing) → MCSIIGYYGKEFAAPIIVKGLKRMEYRGYDSVGVATESENQIELKKGIGKVNEVNSKIQLDSLPGKIGIGHTRWATHGKVTDFNAHPHPSNSGKIAIVHNGIIENFEELKKQLEEEGYRFKSETDSEIIANLLQKYFEETNDVKETILKTVSVIKGHYAFVAMFENGQLAAARFHEPLIVGVGQDDFFLSSDVLGFIEFTDDAIYLENGNFVILEENKFQILDFQGEHAKYGITKVSKEFGDAYKGDYAHYTLKEIYEQHETILKAGEKTQEAIEKTADYIKHAKNIYITGSGTSYNSALIAKQIFSKYVKIKAEPIMSSELQFAPDSIEENSIIIAMSQSGESADVLEAVKIGKQANCKIIAIVNLMTSSLAREADVVIGMNCGPEIGVAATKSFTSQLVILYKIVQKLSDDKITINFEKFAESIVKILENPKNIQQIATKLKDVSDVYILGRGINYPIAIEAALKLKELTYMHAEGIPGGELKHGPLALMDSNVFVIIFNPNDSTYADTLTSAREIKARGAKIIGISDIESDVYDYWIEMPKIDQVLYPISEIIPIQFLAYYAALEKDADPDYPRNLAKSVTVK, encoded by the coding sequence ATGTGTTCAATTATCGGTTATTACGGAAAAGAATTTGCTGCACCCATCATAGTCAAGGGACTAAAAAGAATGGAATATCGAGGATATGATAGTGTCGGAGTTGCAACAGAATCTGAGAATCAAATTGAATTAAAAAAAGGAATTGGCAAAGTAAATGAAGTAAATTCAAAAATTCAACTTGATTCACTTCCAGGAAAAATTGGAATTGGGCATACCAGATGGGCAACTCATGGAAAAGTTACAGACTTTAATGCACATCCACATCCAAGTAACTCAGGAAAAATTGCTATAGTACATAATGGAATTATTGAAAATTTTGAAGAGTTAAAGAAACAACTAGAAGAAGAAGGATATCGTTTTAAAAGTGAAACAGATAGTGAAATCATTGCAAATCTGCTTCAAAAATATTTTGAAGAAACAAATGATGTTAAAGAAACAATTTTGAAAACGGTTTCAGTAATCAAAGGACATTACGCCTTTGTAGCAATGTTTGAAAATGGCCAATTAGCTGCTGCAAGATTTCATGAACCACTAATTGTAGGAGTGGGTCAAGATGATTTCTTTTTGTCTAGTGATGTTTTGGGTTTTATTGAATTCACAGATGATGCAATTTATTTAGAAAATGGAAATTTTGTAATTTTGGAGGAAAATAAATTTCAAATTTTAGATTTTCAGGGAGAACATGCAAAATATGGAATAACAAAAGTATCTAAAGAATTTGGAGATGCCTACAAAGGAGATTATGCACATTATACGTTAAAGGAAATCTACGAGCAGCATGAAACAATATTGAAAGCAGGAGAAAAAACTCAAGAAGCAATTGAAAAGACAGCAGATTACATCAAACATGCCAAAAATATCTACATTACAGGAAGTGGAACTAGTTACAATTCTGCACTAATTGCAAAGCAGATTTTTTCAAAATATGTAAAAATTAAGGCTGAACCCATCATGTCAAGTGAACTTCAATTCGCACCTGACAGTATTGAAGAAAATTCAATCATAATTGCAATGTCTCAAAGTGGGGAAAGCGCTGATGTTTTAGAAGCAGTAAAAATAGGAAAACAAGCCAATTGTAAAATTATAGCTATTGTTAATTTGATGACATCATCACTTGCAAGAGAAGCAGACGTAGTAATAGGAATGAATTGTGGGCCTGAAATTGGAGTTGCTGCAACAAAAAGTTTCACATCTCAACTTGTAATTTTGTATAAAATTGTGCAAAAATTAAGTGATGACAAAATCACAATTAATTTTGAAAAATTTGCAGAGTCAATTGTAAAAATATTAGAAAATCCTAAAAATATTCAACAGATTGCTACAAAATTAAAAGATGTTTCAGATGTCTACATTTTAGGTAGAGGGATAAATTATCCAATTGCAATAGAAGCCGCACTAAAACTTAAAGAACTAACATACATGCATGCTGAAGGAATCCCAGGAGGAGAATTAAAACATGGACCTCTTGCATTAATGGATTCAAATGTATTTGTAATTATTTTTAATCCAAATGATTCTACATATGCTGATACGCTAACAAGTGCAAGAGAAATCAAAGCTCGTGGTGCAAAAATTATCGGCATTTCTGATATCGAAAGTGATGTTTATGATTATTGGATTGAAATGCCAAAAATAGATCAAGTGTTGTATCCAATTTCAGAAATAATTCCAATTCAATTTTTGGCATATTATGCAGCTTTGGAAAAAGATGCAGATCCAGATTATCCTAGAAATCTTGCAAAATCAGTTACTGTGAAGTAA
- a CDS encoding 30S ribosomal protein S4, with protein MGDPKYSRKVWKKPKRPLNYELKMEELKTLGTFGLRTKRELWKAHTELARVRKQARSLLSLRQEIRAEKEPILMNSLARIGLVSKDATLDDVLNLNATDLLSRRLQTIVSNKLGFKTPYQARQAVIHGHIMVGERKIDIPSYTVTVEEEDSVHFAPESKIPEMLEKTKKEEPVEAPATEEDTEAPATEKATEAPKSESSSTE; from the coding sequence ATGGGAGATCCAAAATACTCACGTAAAGTATGGAAAAAACCAAAACGACCTCTTAATTATGAATTAAAAATGGAAGAGCTAAAAACTCTCGGAACTTTTGGATTAAGAACTAAAAGAGAATTATGGAAAGCACATACAGAATTAGCCCGGGTAAGAAAACAAGCTAGATCATTACTTTCATTGAGACAAGAAATTAGAGCAGAAAAAGAACCAATCTTAATGAATTCTCTTGCAAGAATTGGTTTGGTAAGTAAGGATGCCACATTAGATGATGTACTTAACCTAAATGCAACAGATCTGCTTTCAAGAAGATTACAAACTATTGTTTCAAATAAACTTGGATTCAAAACACCATATCAAGCAAGACAAGCAGTGATTCATGGCCACATCATGGTTGGAGAAAGAAAAATCGATATTCCATCATACACCGTTACAGTTGAAGAAGAAGATAGTGTTCATTTTGCACCAGAATCGAAGATTCCTGAAATGTTAGAAAAAACAAAGAAAGAGGAACCAGTAGAGGCTCCTGCAACTGAAGAAGACACTGAGGCTCCTGCAACTGAAAAAGCAACCGAAGCCCCAAAAAGCGAAAGTTCTTCAACAGAATAA
- a CDS encoding 30S ribosomal protein S13: MSAQEYRHIVRIVGNDIRGEKKMIIGLTQIKGLGYNFATAILDTLKINPNSNIGNLTEENVQAIEKLITDPIASKFPTWFLNRRKDIETGKDMHLLTSDIPFTLRNDIERERVSASWRGYRHLSGLKVRGQRTRCTGRKGGAVGVAKGGMAAPVKKGGAGAPAAAPAEGAAAPAEGAAAPAAETPAPAAEKKE, from the coding sequence TTGAGTGCACAAGAATATAGACACATTGTCAGAATAGTCGGAAACGATATCAGAGGAGAGAAGAAAATGATTATCGGATTGACTCAGATAAAGGGTCTTGGCTATAATTTTGCAACTGCAATTCTTGATACTCTAAAAATTAATCCAAATTCCAATATCGGTAATCTTACAGAAGAAAATGTTCAAGCAATTGAAAAATTAATTACAGATCCGATTGCTAGCAAATTTCCAACATGGTTCCTCAATAGAAGAAAGGATATTGAAACTGGTAAGGATATGCATTTGTTGACTTCAGATATTCCATTTACATTAAGAAACGATATTGAAAGAGAAAGAGTCTCTGCAAGTTGGAGAGGTTATCGTCATCTAAGTGGTCTCAAAGTTAGAGGACAAAGAACTAGATGTACCGGTAGAAAAGGCGGTGCAGTTGGTGTAGCCAAAGGTGGAATGGCAGCTCCAGTTAAGAAAGGAGGAGCAGGCGCTCCAGCAGCAGCTCCAGCAGAAGGTGCAGCAGCTCCAGCAGAAGGTGCAGCAGCTCCAGCAGCAGAAACCCCAGCTCCAGCAGCGGAGAAAAAAGAATAG
- a CDS encoding multicopper oxidase domain-containing protein, which produces MILLLSLVVGFSAVVFFPSFSDAQSEPKTFVTHSGAVVQTSGEIIDPLYTVSTVEFDPDEFLRNFEYGRVSTSESGQTIRDYTIIAEDDRVQEISPGISFNVWTFNGTVPGPTIRATEGDIVRIKFINNGSKEHTMHFHGIHPAGMDGVFEPVGGNGGQFVYEFEAGPVGVHPYHCHIMPLEEHIVRGLYGVFIVDPKEGRPAADEMVMVLNGLDMDFDGENNFYAANTIPFYYQHHPIQINTGELIRVYVVNMVEFDPINNLHLHGNLYKYYPTGTDLVPSFYTDMITMSQTERGIMEFEYEYPGKYLFHAHKVEFSEKGWVGIFLVKDNPDKSIQDIEYGT; this is translated from the coding sequence ATGATTTTACTACTATCATTAGTTGTTGGATTTTCTGCAGTTGTATTTTTTCCTAGTTTTTCAGATGCTCAATCTGAACCAAAAACGTTTGTTACACATTCTGGTGCCGTAGTCCAAACATCTGGTGAAATAATTGATCCTTTGTATACTGTTTCTACTGTGGAATTTGATCCAGATGAATTTTTGAGGAATTTTGAATATGGAAGAGTGTCCACTTCTGAAAGTGGACAGACAATTAGAGATTATACAATTATTGCTGAAGATGACAGAGTCCAAGAAATTTCACCTGGTATTTCTTTTAATGTTTGGACTTTTAATGGAACTGTTCCAGGTCCAACCATAAGAGCTACTGAAGGAGATATCGTTAGAATCAAATTCATCAACAATGGCTCAAAAGAACACACAATGCATTTTCATGGAATTCATCCTGCTGGAATGGATGGAGTCTTTGAACCTGTAGGGGGTAATGGAGGACAATTTGTATATGAATTTGAAGCAGGACCTGTTGGGGTTCACCCATATCATTGCCATATTATGCCCCTTGAGGAACATATTGTACGTGGTCTTTATGGTGTCTTCATAGTTGATCCAAAAGAGGGGAGACCTGCAGCAGATGAAATGGTGATGGTTCTAAATGGTTTGGATATGGATTTTGATGGGGAAAACAATTTCTATGCTGCAAACACAATTCCTTTTTACTATCAACATCATCCTATCCAAATCAATACTGGTGAATTAATCCGAGTTTACGTAGTCAATATGGTGGAATTTGATCCAATAAACAATTTACATCTTCATGGTAATTTGTACAAGTATTATCCTACGGGAACTGATCTTGTTCCGTCATTTTATACAGATATGATAACTATGTCTCAAACTGAGCGTGGAATTATGGAATTTGAGTATGAATATCCTGGTAAATACCTCTTCCATGCTCACAAGGTAGAGTTCTCAGAGAAAGGATGGGTTGGAATATTTCTTGTAAAAGATAATCCAGACAAATCTATACAGGACATAGAATATGGAACTTAG
- a CDS encoding ZIP family metal transporter, which yields MELSDKSSKGRVIASGVIPFAFVILMMVYIFGPGADLLDLGIPLPEITIEKVDFVDSEIQATVRNTGPIPVEVAMADVNDRIQPAAVEPDRFLERFETTLVRIPFEWNEAEPYIIGITIEDGTRFEKEVEAAAPALEPSLDLAIFFAIIGTYVGIIPVMIGLLWLPFIKKISKQKFHFFLALTAGLLLFLAIDSIEEAMEVSDESLAGSFNGGLLVATVTILSFLGLYYSGNKLVERASSSKLSKPVAIALMISIGIGLHNFGEGLAIGAAVGLGSVAFSTFLIVGFALHNTTEGIAIAAPMSRGKLMIGKLAAMGMIAGAPAIFGAWIGGFSYSPFTSVIFLSIGAGAIFQVIIVIMKWIRDEGDNNLSSASVASGFAVGMLVMYLTSILV from the coding sequence ATGGAACTTAGTGATAAGTCATCTAAAGGAAGAGTCATTGCAAGTGGAGTGATTCCATTTGCTTTTGTAATTTTGATGATGGTGTACATTTTTGGTCCTGGCGCTGATTTGTTAGATTTAGGAATTCCTTTACCTGAAATAACTATTGAAAAAGTTGATTTCGTTGATTCTGAAATTCAAGCAACTGTTAGAAACACAGGACCAATTCCTGTTGAAGTAGCTATGGCAGATGTAAATGATAGAATCCAACCTGCTGCTGTAGAACCTGATAGATTCCTTGAAAGATTTGAGACAACTTTGGTTAGAATTCCATTTGAATGGAATGAGGCAGAACCATACATTATTGGAATAACAATTGAAGATGGAACCAGATTTGAAAAAGAAGTTGAAGCTGCTGCTCCCGCATTAGAACCTAGTTTAGATCTTGCTATCTTTTTTGCAATTATTGGAACTTATGTTGGAATTATTCCTGTGATGATTGGATTATTGTGGCTTCCTTTTATCAAGAAGATAAGCAAACAAAAATTCCATTTCTTTTTAGCATTAACTGCAGGATTATTGCTTTTCTTAGCAATTGATTCTATTGAGGAAGCCATGGAAGTTTCTGATGAAAGCCTGGCAGGAAGCTTCAATGGTGGTTTACTGGTCGCTACTGTAACAATATTGTCTTTTCTTGGATTATACTATTCTGGAAACAAGCTTGTTGAAAGAGCTAGTTCATCAAAACTTTCAAAACCAGTTGCAATAGCACTAATGATTTCTATTGGAATAGGATTGCATAATTTTGGTGAAGGTCTTGCAATCGGTGCAGCAGTTGGATTGGGGTCTGTTGCATTTAGCACGTTTCTGATTGTAGGCTTTGCTTTACACAATACCACTGAAGGAATAGCTATTGCTGCACCAATGTCCAGAGGAAAATTAATGATTGGAAAATTGGCAGCTATGGGAATGATAGCAGGAGCCCCTGCTATTTTTGGTGCGTGGATTGGTGGCTTTTCTTATTCTCCGTTCACTTCGGTGATTTTTCTCTCAATTGGTGCCGGTGCAATATTTCAGGTAATTATTGTGATAATGAAATGGATTAGAGACGAGGGTGACAATAATCTTTCAAGTGCCTCAGTAGCATCTGGTTTTGCAGTAGGAATGTTGGTAATGTATCTAACTAGCATTTTGGTCTAA
- a CDS encoding cation diffusion facilitator family transporter, protein MFVQRTRVLQISLLAIFSAFLVELIFGLISNSLALITDSIHALLDSVVTLVLLLAARWAIKPPDAEHTYGHGKIESLGGLIGGIAIFLIACYFIYESINRLQSPPPSVLPGLFAIIGGLYTIGIDFFRIILLRRSIKKIGGATLKADFYHAFMDLGSTLVAIIGIVLVSYGLYFGDFVAALILGILLAGLSVKLVYKTALDLTDVISPELVKKVREISVTTEGVINAGPILMRRSGDTIFADVTISLRGDTSFDKAHEISDSVEENIKNKIPNASTTIHFEPNWKDVPLDAKILEIAKSIEGVKGVHNVSTHKTKGKSFSNLHVMVDREINLLSAHKISEIIEQKIQEQIPEISHATIHLEPFVTVPEKFHIEDIETEEKIKTILERYSDIKKIGRILSLKFENILKIDIDCSFDKDLSIEKVHDLTSEIEHIIRAEINNSVITIHPEPY, encoded by the coding sequence ATGTTTGTTCAAAGAACCAGAGTTTTACAGATATCACTATTAGCTATATTTTCAGCATTTTTGGTGGAATTAATTTTTGGTTTAATTTCAAACAGTTTAGCATTAATCACAGATAGTATTCATGCATTACTAGATAGTGTTGTTACACTTGTTTTACTTTTAGCTGCAAGATGGGCAATTAAACCACCAGATGCTGAGCATACGTATGGGCATGGAAAAATCGAATCTCTTGGAGGACTGATTGGAGGAATAGCAATTTTTTTGATTGCTTGTTATTTCATTTACGAATCAATCAACAGATTACAAAGTCCCCCACCAAGTGTTTTGCCAGGATTATTTGCCATAATTGGTGGATTATACACAATTGGAATTGATTTTTTCAGAATTATTCTTTTGAGAAGATCTATCAAAAAAATTGGCGGTGCTACTTTGAAAGCAGATTTTTATCATGCCTTCATGGATTTGGGTTCAACTTTAGTTGCAATTATTGGAATTGTTTTAGTTTCATATGGATTGTATTTTGGAGATTTTGTTGCAGCATTAATCTTAGGAATTCTGTTAGCCGGACTAAGCGTGAAACTAGTATACAAAACAGCATTAGATTTGACTGATGTAATATCTCCTGAACTTGTAAAAAAAGTTAGAGAGATTTCAGTAACAACAGAAGGCGTAATTAATGCAGGACCAATTCTTATGAGAAGATCAGGGGATACAATTTTTGCAGATGTCACCATTTCCTTAAGAGGAGACACTAGTTTTGATAAAGCCCATGAAATAAGTGACAGTGTAGAAGAAAATATTAAAAATAAAATCCCAAATGCATCAACTACTATTCATTTTGAACCAAATTGGAAAGATGTTCCCCTAGATGCAAAAATTTTAGAAATTGCCAAAAGTATAGAGGGTGTTAAAGGAGTTCATAATGTCAGTACGCATAAAACAAAAGGAAAATCGTTTTCAAATCTACACGTAATGGTAGATAGAGAAATCAATCTTTTATCAGCTCATAAAATTTCTGAAATTATAGAACAAAAAATTCAAGAGCAGATTCCAGAAATATCTCATGCCACAATCCATTTAGAACCATTTGTTACTGTTCCAGAAAAATTCCATATTGAAGATATAGAAACTGAAGAGAAAATTAAAACAATATTAGAAAGATATTCAGACATCAAAAAAATTGGAAGAATATTATCTTTGAAATTTGAGAATATTCTGAAAATAGATATTGATTGTTCATTTGACAAAGATTTGTCAATTGAAAAAGTTCATGATTTAACATCAGAAATAGAGCATATTATTAGAGCAGAAATCAATAATTCAGTAATCACCATACATCCAGAGCCATATTAG